Part of the Garra rufa chromosome 8, GarRuf1.0, whole genome shotgun sequence genome, ACAGCATCATTTGCATTTGGTTTCCTCTTGCTCAAGCCCAATCTGTAAGTGTTCAGCAGACCAGAGATTTATGTCGACACATTCAGTCGTTCTGGTCTGTGTAGCTTGCTGGCATAACCAAACAGCATGGCTTATTAGCACTGCGACTTTTGCAAAGCACTGCAatgataaacaaaaacaaaacaagtggagTAAACAAATGCATTGCACTAATCTAAGTCAATTGTGACCCTGTTCACTCTTAGAGGAGAGTTCAAAGTATATAATCGCCTTGCCCTGTACTGATAAAACTGATTGTTGTCCAAGTGTGTAGACGTAAACAGCGCAGAACAATCAGCGTCTCATGCCCTTCAAACACAGCAGAGCATGTCTGACATGTGACTACGGTAACCACAGATAAGAGCTCTAATAGCTACAGTGGAACAAACACCATTATTTCAGCACAAAAAGTTGTTTTGGATACTCTAGTTATCTGGAAAGATTTCCACAACTTTGGAGTAAGCCTAACAAAGAGACGGACAACATTCTTAAAAAGTCCTCATGAAATTCTCCGATTACATCAGTTTGATGGTTACGCCCCTCCAAGAGTTAGTTTGCTATGAGTGCGGGATGGAGAGGTTCAGTTCAGGTTTCAGTTCAAAATACCccactatccacctttttcctatTTGTAAATGGAATAAGTTTGGCGTCCGGCCTAATCGTGCTCAGCTATTTtttgctgtacaaaacagctcattttgcaaattggtgtgtattaacatataattttaatgtattatctgaactgtgaacacactggtttgtagtgcaaatattTACTGTCATTCATctccttatttccctatagcagctaatgaactggAGGTCTCCCCATAGGCCTACCCCAACGTCTCActcaaagtgcagtaaacggtaaaactgctcataattaagataatatgttaaaataatatggtaagcagtgttggggaaagttacttttaaaagtaatgcattacaatattgagttactccctaaaaaagtaactaattgcattacttagttatttttatggaaagtaatgcgttactttacttttgtgttactttttaaatctgggcagggcttgcttgtttgtttttaaaacaaaaagttctattttttgcaaatgtaaaagccttttcacatcaaaaccctcaggcttagagaaaagtaaattcaagtCTGttcagtagaccgcagaagaaaaatgtcaactctttagcagtaaaaaaggaaaacaaatgttagattgtcttcagtaatttttgcttattagtatggatcggatcatcaaaggtcggcagcaaagacataaattaaaaaaatggaatttaataCATAAaggatttgtattatttaacatatttaattattgcaggtttgcgtcatattctgagttgaatttcactgtttttattcattttgaagaatactgtatctgtttttttagtgagtgagatgaactaatgcattttcacatttattcagagctaaagtaacatcttatgatttctctcaacatgggacaGGAGAGcgtttaatcaataaatggggggaaaagtaactggcgttacttattcgaaaaagtaactcagatattttcttgtcaattaaaaagtaatttgttactttactagttacttggaaaaagtattattacgtaacttgcgttacttgtaatgcattacccccaacactgatggtaagacacaccaatttgcaatatcaagggTACTGTTTCTATTGTTACTGTACTGTTTTTCTGTTACTAGGGTTCTCAGAAGCGGAAGTTGTCATAGTCTGGTATACTTAGGCTACATCCATattattttgcaatgcagaagtacacattttttttgtaaattgtacAAGATTTATGACTCATTAGCTGCAAACTGTAAAACTATTTGCACTGCAAGCCAGTGTGTTTATTATAACGACAACAGACTAAAATAATATTAGAATAAACAGTTTGCATTATCATGAAGAATAACTAGCCTTGATGTTTTGTGCCGCTAAAAATAACTGGAAACGAATGTCACCATAAGCCTTGCATTTTAAGTTTACAAAGAGAATTTCTTACTACTGGGAGATGAAAGATGTGTGCCTTAATAACCAATCACGTTACCGTCATTGAATTTCAGTTCAGAGTTGTGCGACACGCAATCGCCATTTACGAATACCATAGGAATGAATGGGAAGTGCTGAATCCCACCTGTCGCAAAAAGTGAAAACTCTAAAATCGATTCATTAAATGATGAGTAGTTTTCTCTAAAAATCTGTTTATTCAACATAGTGAAGCCTCTCCTTCAttgacatccattaaaaaaaaaaggcctctGGTCTCCTTTCGGTTAGCATTAGCCATTATGTTTTTTTGGCTAAAGGTTGCAGGCTTGCTTTTTAGTGGTTTTGTTTTCTTTCAACAGAAAACATAATCAGGGCTTAGGCGCCGATTTATGTTTCTGCCAGTGGGTGCTCAGAATATCTCGTTTTTTTcctatagactgtaaaaaatatggacataGTGTCCGTGACTTCACCCGTTTCTGAAGAGcaattttgaagctcatagtgggtgggatttggccgtcgccatcttggaatcgcgtcatcgcgcgtcactccaggataatcaaaaatgggcaaagaggcgggacgtgggttgctgaaaccacgcccgcctggcggacagcagcggcaatccccgtcactcaagtggccacgcccttaattatgcagaactttaaggcttaatataacttaaatggatgagttataaaaaattcaccccctcacagctgacatgaagggcgaaattAGCTGTATAGACCAAAAACACTTTTtcaaccaggctgtaaacattttttttctgctgtctatgggattttgcagccagtctctagcggccagtcgatgaattgcagtttatgTTACTtctgtgttggtttcaatagagagagggagaggttgccgcttggttttTTTGTGGGTGCTCGATCATTTCCGAAATCAGGGTACTGTTTTTACGTTTCCGGGATTCTCAGAAGCAGAAGTCGTCATAGATTGGTAATTTTTAGGCTACATCCACATTATTTTGCAATGCAAAAGTAAGCGATTTTCTCCGAATGTACGAGATTTACGACTCATTTGCAGCTGTAAACTGTAAAACTATTTGTGCTAGCATTCAAACCAATGTCTTTATAATTACGACCacagattaaaataataaaagaaaaaacagttgGCATGGGGAATAACTAGATGTTTCttacagctaaaaataactgaAAGCGAATGTCACTGGTGTGGTAGCCTCGAACATTCAATTTACAACATTGCTCGTAGGTACGTTAAAAAAGGTGGTGAGATAGTTCCCATTTGCTTATACGATAGAGTTTATATGGTTTTACAAATAGGAAAAAAATAGGAGAGATTGATTAGGCTACATTGgccataagaaagaaagaaagatgttcGTCGTTATATTAGAAGCGcccacaaagcagcattaatcgTTTTCGATAACGGAAGACAAATCTAAACCTAACAACGTTTAATATAAAAGATATAAATCACTTAAAAAGTAGATAGTCACAATAATTaatttacaaattacaaaaaGTCTTTCGAGGCCAAACCAATGTTTTGTGTGAGAAAACAGACGCAAATTTGACCATCATCCTGATTATCCGACTCCGAGGTAACGGTTAAATTTCGAACACATTTAAATTTTCGAATGTTGGCGCCTGTTTAAAGAAGCATTTCCTCATCTTTCATTTAAAATTCCATTGGTTCGCGCCAGTGATAAAGTTccgatttgtatttttttaacaacATATGACCGCATTCACTTAGGTTTCCAGCGATTAAAAGCTTAAGTTTGAACTATCGTTCTTTAAATATGCGTCTGCTTCACCGAGTCTCCTATTCTGAGTTTTAGTAACGAAAACCAGCCATGCTTgttgaaattatatatttattaatttatctagCCTAATTTCATATATCAtatgttgtgtatatttttatgCACTCTTACAATCTATGATTTCTACCTAAGCATTTACTATCACTTAAAATCAGAACTCGTTGAAGGTCCGTCTTAAAACGCTCTTTGTGTTTATCGGTAAAaaaatttggttttatttttgagttttttttttatcactgttCCATTGCCATATTATTTATGACATGTATTGATAAAGCACACGCTTCCACCTGATCATATAACTGGATGCATTAAAAAACAGGTGTGGATGAACATGTTATGGTTTTAATCGGAAAAACGTCTTATTATCCTCCAAACAACTTCCAAGATGACTCAACTTGAAACAGACACTAATCATAAGCAGCTGGTTTGGTGTATTGGACTCAAGGGCCACATGAGCCAATTCAATGTCTTGTATTAAATCAGCAGATTTCATTCTAGACTGACCATTTTAATTTTGCACAAAGATTTGTAGATTTATAGTCTCTCTGAAGGTCTTTCCAAGTCTAAATGAGTGTTTTGTTGTGATGTTTTGTTGAGAATGGCTGGATCTCTGCATCTGACAGCAGTATTCTTCAGTTTCAGGCTGCCTGCTGTCTGGAGAACAGAAGGTTCTGACAAGCTTTACCTCAGCGTCCACTTCAGGTTTGAACAGTGTTGCTTTATAAATCCCTCATGTGATTCTATATGAGACAATTAAAATCTAATGTTTAATTGAGAACAAAATGCATTATACAACAGGTTTTAATTACAAACAAAATGGCTATGTTTTGTATTATGAAGTGCTTCTTTAGTAAATAAGGTTTGTTGcatctttaaaagaaaatctgCCATTTATTAAGTGATGGTGAAAATTGAATGaagaaaggattttttttttaatttttgtctgTGCTCTTATGAAAACAAAATCTTGTTTATAAAATGTATTGTCATTTTTTAAACGTGTCAATAAAAGcattcaaaaatatctaaaaataaaaacaaattattatgAATAATTACTTGCAATGTATAATTCAACACTGTAGTGATTAAATGTGAGCCGTTTTGCTTGCTAAATGCATCAAATGTTTAAATACGTAAAATATgacaattttaatttatattgcttttattaaatattttaattaaaaataattatttggaATGTTTCCTATACAGCAGAAATAACGATAAAATAACGTCAGGTTAATATGTTAGTGAACCCTTTTGAGCGGCGAGAGAAATTAaccacaatataaataaataataaatataaaaatagtggGAAAAATCTGGTCAAATGAGTTACAATCGCTTCGCTTATTGTAAGAAAACACGTTTATGAAATAACACTATTCGCATGAGTTTTAGGACAGTTTTATGCCTAacgtaaacaatacaattttaatatagaACGAGACACGGGGTTTGCTTGTGTTATAGAAGTCAGTTAAATACCTACAGAATTAGAAAGAATCCAGAACAGCAGTCCAATGTAAAGTGTAAGGGCGGGATGAATATTTTCATTTAGCCGAACTGTTGATatatcaatttaatgtaaaaatgtaGAAATTTTGGTCCCGAATACACATTGTGAAAACGTCTTTGTATATTTATGCCAACTTTAAATATTgcttacaaaagtaaaaaaaaaaaaaaaaaaaagtacttcgGCAACATTTACTACTACGTTGCAATAGCatctcaaatatatatatatatatatatttttttattttttatttttttttttttaataaaagataGTGGCtatgaatattttttaattatgtataggctatatattccccaaatgtgaccctggaccacaaaaccagtcataaaggttttttttttttaattgagatttatacatcaccaataaataagctttccattgatgtatggtttgttaggataggacaatgtttggccgagatacaactattgaaaatctggaatcttagggtgtaaaaacactgagaaaatagcctttaaacctgtctaaatgaagttcttagcaatgcatattactaataaaaaaaataagttttaatatatttacggtaggaaatttactaaatattttcatggacatttttttttttacttaacctAATGATTtctgccataaaagaaaaatcgataatttttacagtgtatttttggctattgctagtcACAAATAATTTCTACATCAGATGGTGAAGAATGATTATAGCTAAGACAGGTGTTTAGGACATTGGCCACCCATGTTCCAGACTACTAAACTAACAATTTAACGACATGTATCAAATACTTGAGATCATCCAGTTGGTGCGGTAAATATTAGTCCGCTGCTTAAACCCAATAGGAAACAGCTTAAGATAACTTTATGATTGGACACGTGCTCTGAGCATCAACCGATGCCGTCTAGTGCTTTTGAAATGCCGGAGAGTCATTAGGAGGAGGCACGCGTCCTAATGAGCCCCTTTTCAAACCTGTTGAATAGAGACAAGCACCCTGCGGCGAGACCTGGAGCTATTTAATGGCCATTACGGCCAGTGCTGCCCAGTTTACGCACGGCAGCTATCGCTCTAACCACATACGCGCAGTTTTGAAGAAACATGGAAGACATATTTTTTGATTTCGATCCTCAAGATGCTGGCACAGACTTTGCCTTCTGGGGGCAAATGGACCCTAACTTCCAGTTCCAGTCTCAGCTGGACACGCTGCTTCTTGACTGCGGCGCAATGACAGGTCAGCTTTCACCCTGGTCCAATTTCGGGTGCCAGTCCGTGTTCCCCGAGGCTCAGCTGACCTTCACGGACTTAGATTCGCAGTCTCCGCAGCTGGAGGTCGGTGCTGAAGTGGACAGCTCCTTAGTGGACGAGCCCCATGAGATCGGCAAGCGCAGAACGCAGCAGCACCAGCGGCGCTTGACGACTCATCATCCGTACAAGGTGCAGCGCCACGCCGCCAACATCAGGGAGAGGAAGAGGATGCTCAGCATCAACTCTGCGTTTGAGGAGCTGCGCTGCCACGTGCCCACCTTCCCCTACGAGAAACGGCTCTCCAAAATAGACACGTTAAGACTGGCCATCGCTTACATCGCCCTGCTTAGGGAAATCCTCATGTCAGGCTGTGACCCCAAGTCATATGTGGATGAATGCATGAAGAACGGCTATAAGAATCAGACCAATGCCATCTGGAACACAAGCGGTAAGTTGACAGTAAAACATATGTGAGGAAATGTAGTTACAACTTTGACTCAGAAATTGCTCAATTTCACCATCGATTACAACGAAAAAACACATAACGTGCTAAATTAAACGTGACTACTCCAAtagtctttgttttatttacaactttgaaaatcATTTCCACAGTGTAGGCCTAAAATGTTGGCCACGGCAGGCACCTTGATATCAATTTAACGTCAATTATTATTCAAGACTTGATCAAGATGTTGTAACATCATTTTAAATTCAGATTGGACGGCAATTTCTTCCAATGGGTGAAAATAAGAAGTTAATCCGACAGTGAAATTGGTTTAATGTATATGCAGGCCAGTATGTTTTATATTCAATTTACATCAAACATCAATTGCCAAATGGGTGAAAACAAATAGAgagtgttgtttttttattatttaatttatttaaatattaaaatgaatagaaTTTGAGCAAGAGGTTGAACTGAAAATGTAATATATCCTACCATTCAAAAGCGCAAACGGAATGACTCATATGAACCGATTCTCTGAATCAAATGCAGCGCGTTCAAGTACTACCGAACGAATGATTCTTTTTAACCGATTCTTGAATCAATCTAGTTCGATTCTCAAACGAATGACTCTTGTGAACTTAATCTAATTCACTTGTAAGAACTAGTTTCttagtgaagaaaaaaaaaaaaaaaaatgaaccgaAGAGTGTAGTCTGCTTCCCGTTTTAGTTAGTGCATATAAAACCCCTTTTTTGACGTCAAGTTGATGTCTTTTCAACATCAACATACATTTTTAGCGTTAGTTGCCAAATTGGTGAAAAAAGAGGTTATTGTTTTTaacttactattttttttaaataataaaattaatagaaTTTTAGCAAAAAGTTCAATTGAAAATGCAATGTAAATTTCAAAAGGGCAAACCGAACGACTCCTACGAAACAGTTAAttgaatcaaaaatataaaaCGCAAACAGTTTAGTCTAATtgccaaacatttatttatttatttatttttttttacgatTCTCGAATCAAACAGCTCAAACAGTGTAATTCGATTCCCAAAAGAATGAATCTTGTGAATCGGATCTGTTTGCAGAAATCTGTAACTCATAacgtaaaaaataattattttaaaataaatagaatttgagcaaaatataaaatgtaatataaatttcaaaagtGTAAACGAAACGACTCCtatgaaccggttctttgaaTCAAAAACTTACCGCACGTGGGCTACAAGTCCCGAACAAATGACTCTTGTGAACCGGCTTTGTTTGCAGAAATAACTTGTAACGTGAATAGTGTCATCTAATTCACATAAGAACTAGTTCCTTAGtgactaaaaaataaatagaaacagagagagagagagaaaccaaACTTGAGAAACATGGAAGAATCAAAGAAATTCTAAATGAAGAAAAGGAGACATACATACAACATTGAAAAGAACAGACCAAAGACCAAAGTCGTCTCCAATGTTATGTGAAACTCAACAGAGAGTACAGTCTAGCTGAGTATCTGGTCTCAGTCAGGAATATAACACACAGACATTTACTGACCAAATACAGACTGAGTGACCACCAGCTAGCCATAGAAAGAGGACGGCATAAAAAGACGTGGTTACCTAAAGAAGAGCGAATCTGTAACGAATGTAGATCAGGAGCAGTTGAGACAGAGGAACACTTTCTCCTCCACTGTGACAAATACACATCCTTAAGAGACTCACTGTACAGTCAAATACAGCAGATTATTCCTGAGTTCCAGTCACTCCATgaaaataacaaactaaaaataCTACTTGGTGAAGGACCTACTTCCTCTTTGGTAGCACAACATATTTACAAATGTCATAAAATAAGAAGTAAAGAGTGAACACATCTGTATTAGTAGAaccattaatgtttatataaatatatatatatgaatgtattttttattttttatggatgtatattatatgtaattttgttttgatTCTATTCTGATGTATAGaatgctttggcaatatgtatccaagtatgtcatgccaataaagcaatatgaattgaattgagagagagagagagagagagagagagagagagagagagagagagagagagagagagagagagagagagagagttcattttagtaaatcaaatatattttgttttcaaaaacgtaataaaaaataatataattattattttaaatatatttatgtgtGTGGTCAAAATAAAATGCCTCAGAACTTAAGCGCATTTGcagttttaaatacaaataaaatgcagATGTAAAACACTCAAAATACGAGTAAAAAgcactttttttaataaatcaaataatttattcCAGCATCCcaaaaaatcaaataaacatgaattaaacaatttaatCCCTCATTGGTTTAGAAAAACATCTTTGATCATTTTTAAACCATGACAGGAAAATTAGATCAAACATTCGTGCAATCCTAGTGTCACTGCAgcagttttattcatttaaaccaGCATTTGGAAGTATTAGTAACAGACTGTATATTTATCCGCATGCACACAAAAGTTTCCTTCCTCTTGTTTGCAGGGCATATGAGGTAAATGACTTGTTTATTAGGACTTCATATGCAAATACGTCCTCAATAGGGCTTATGTCACTCAAACAGGCGTTGTTTTACATGATTAAACAGTTCCCATTGTTTATATTGACTGTGCAGTTTATTCCCAGCTGTCCAACTTCCTTTTTTTAAGACGTAAGTATTTTCACCGAGCTGAAAGGGAGCTGTGTACTTAGTTAACCACATCCCAGGGTTCCAGCTCTTCAAGGGGGAGGGTTTTAATGAATAAGTGTGCCTTTGTTAGCCTTAGACCAGTGACTTGTTAAATGGTCATTAAAATGTATCTAAAGCCTCATGTTTGCTCTGCTTTTGTGCTCTCCAACTCTAGATCTGACAGCTCGGCTCTCTTGGATAAAGTGGGATTAACTGCGGCGTGGGCCATGAAGAGATGCCGCCTCTCCCTCCTTTCTCACGCTCCTCTTCAATGGTGGCGTGGCCCGACGACTCTGCGACATCTGCAGACTTCTCACCGCGTTACACCTCCTGGCACTCGGGACACtttttatattctaatttgttgtgGGTTAGAATCAGGCCCCCTTTTGCTCATCCAGACGTGCGTTGTTTGTTGTGAATGAGGCCTTATCGGGACAAAGCCATGGCACTTGTGCCTGTGTGCAAGATGAGAGAATGGCAAAAGGGCGGCAGTTCGAATTTGTCTTCATGTGCTTCACTATTGAAAGCAAATCGAAAGGGTTTGGCCTGGCAATGTGCCTGACAGACACATTCAGATTTAGAGCAGTGACATTTTGTACCGTGGAATTATTTGATCACaaccgtatttattttttaatttattctttttatttattaaaaatgttcgTTTCTTTGGTGTTTTAACTTTGTCTGACTGAATTTTATatgattatttatttgtaaaaaaaatatttaaatacagaaaaaagtgaaaagaataaataaaaatatataaaatgcatgACTTCGGATTTCTGTGTGattttaaaagtgatttaatGTGTGCAATATTGTACACTACTCAGTCAAAAGatttggaacagtaagatttttaatgttttaatattctgcttaccaagcctgcatttatttgatccaattttgaaatatttttacaatttaaaagaactgttttctatttgaatatattttaaaatgtaatttattcttgtgatcaaagctacattttcagcattactccagcttcagtgtcacatgatccttcagaaatcattataatatgctgatttgcggttcaagaaaacatttttaaatgttttttattattattatttagtaagtatgctttaaattaatcaaaagtgatgattaagacataATACTACAAAtttgatttatatttcagataaatgcaccGTTAACAATTGCTGTAAATTACACAGTATTTAACTGTAATATGAACTGTATTTTACTGTAGAACAGTTATACAGTATGTTACTGTATTTTAAAGTTGCATTATGGGAAAAATCCTCTTGGCGCCATTAAAAGACAGTATTTTTCATTTACTGTAAatccaaatacagtaaaaaaatttGCGCGAAATCTGACCAATGACAGAAAGAAGAAAAGGAAGATGCACACACAAGAACCTCACTGCTGCAAATGTAAGTACAACATTCCTGTTTTTTCATGATATATTTTGTCAATGTAATTTTTGGggatattttttgtttatttaaaaacaaaaataataataaaatatgcgGTTACTTCACGACGATGCTGTTTTtcggaactttctattcatcaaagaaacctgaaaaaatcctaCTCAGcagttttttaacataataataaaaaatgttttttgagcaccaaatcagaatattagaatgatttctgtaggatcatgtgactggagtaatgaaatcacagggataaattacattttaaaatatattcaaatataaaagttattttaaatagtaaaaatatttcaaaattttactgctgtactattgaatcaaataaatgcagcaaaagagacttatttaaaaaaaaaaaaaaaaatcgtactgttcaaaaacttttgactggtagtgtattcatACGGCTGTATGTAAAAATCATAGAATAAATGTACTTTTTAGATTAATCCCTTTTACTGGAATTCTGCTTTGTCTGTTTCAATTATTCACATTCAAACTGTCTAAATACGTTTTTAACTAGAATAGTTGATATAGTAGTCTAAGGTAGTCTGATTGACAGGCgctctgaccaatcataacactgaatctgccattttgtccaaaCAAATCAGACTGGAATGTAGATTAAAGGTGTCATAGAATGCATTtagagaatatttaaaattgttctctgatatctacacagAAGGTATATCGCATAGGAACGGGCAAAAAATCTcaagaaacggttttacaggtccatttacaaccctaggatttgtccctagaatgaaatgctctgttattgccttatttggaagcttcatgaatattaatgagctctgctctgattggctgtttcacagagctgctcatctctatagctggcacattgataaaaatatatatttaattaggagctctagccgcttttaatatgtggtttgttgaatctgccgttttgaatcgccgacattttagtctcattactgtgatccatgtgctctgtgtaaagttataatgcagagggagtgcttacgttacttaccacacaagttcagctgcctgTCAGTgataccaaagtccctttaaggcaagtcatgtcactcggcggccatctttgcaacgcctcaagtgcagctcctatctgtttgaatggggaaacatcaaattctccaaaactgttcaccaagc contains:
- the LOC141340191 gene encoding uncharacterized protein; its protein translation is MEDIFFDFDPQDAGTDFAFWGQMDPNFQFQSQLDTLLLDCGAMTGQLSPWSNFGCQSVFPEAQLTFTDLDSQSPQLEVGAEVDSSLVDEPHEIGKRRTQQHQRRLTTHHPYKVQRHAANIRERKRMLSINSAFEELRCHVPTFPYEKRLSKIDTLRLAIAYIALLREILMSGCDPKSYVDECMKNGYKNQTNAIWNTSDLTARLSWIKWD